A genomic window from Papaver somniferum cultivar HN1 unplaced genomic scaffold, ASM357369v1 unplaced-scaffold_15, whole genome shotgun sequence includes:
- the LOC113335714 gene encoding uncharacterized protein LOC113335714, with protein sequence MNQRSTQTMSCNSEPRTYPCTIYGDQSHTGPQFPLFYSTETTRDQVSALHGGMNSKFEGRPKFDPYSNTYNPGWRHNPNFSWSKGAQQGGPSSNPPPGFHRNQTQVQEPSPVEQKVSSLEETLRLFIKGSAQNNAETTQTFKLLGQRFDEVQRNQQNSDRAITNIETQISQLSNRLNDRKNEKFPNQSTPNPKGVNQNSVEPPKYKSPAEKETEVDQTTSKDLNGPESAKSPSEEDIPERVYIPPAPFPQRLFKKKPSTDAEILDIFKQVKINLPLLDAIKHVPVMAKFLKEMCTVKRDASVHKKVFLTQQVSSIISQRYLVKFKDPGCPTVTCVIGIQKIENSLLDLGASVNLLPFSVYEQLGLGEIKTTRITLQLADRSVKIPRGIIEDVLVQVENFIYPVDFVILDTQPVSSQDINIPIILGRSFLATANAVIHCQTGLVEFSFGNQKISVNAFKALQAPPDPKHYESICMIDSLVENTFTTNIVSDPLEACLAHFGAYYDEDSHFKEVNALLDFAPVMKYGKWKRKL encoded by the exons ATGAACCAAAGGTCTACCCAGACTATGAGCTGTAACAGTGAGCCCAGAACTTATCCATGTACCATTTATGGTGACCAAAGTCATACTGGACCTCAGTTCCCCCTGTTTTACTCAACTGAAACTACTCGTGACCAGGTTAGTGCCCTACATGGTGGTATGAACTCTAAATTTGAGGGTAGACCCAAGTTTGATCCCTATTCTAATAcgtataaccctggttggagacataaccctaatttttcgtgGTCTAAAGGTGCCCAACAGGGTGGCCCATCTAGCAACCCACCACCAGGTTTtcataggaaccaaactcaaGTCCAAGAACCGAGCCCAGTTGAACAAAAGGTGTCTTCTCTAGAAGAAACTCTAAGACTCTTTATTAAAGGTAGTGCCCAAAATAATGCCGAGACTACCCAAACTTTTAAACTTTTAGGACAGAGGTTCGATGAAGTTCAACGTAACCAACAAAACAGTGACCGAGCTATTACCAACATAGAGACTCAGATAAGTCAACTGTCAAATAGGTTAAATGATAGGAAAAACGAGAAATTTCCTAACCAGTCGACTCCAAATCCGAAAGGAGTTAACCAG AACTCGGTAGAACCACCTAAGTACAAAAGTCCAGCTGAAAAAGAGACTGAGGTTGACCAAACTACGTCTAAAGACCTTAATGGGCCTGAGAGTGCTAAGAGTCCAAGTGAGGAAGATATCCCTGAGAGAGTGTACATACCACCCGCACCATTTCCTCAGAGACTCTTTAAGAAAAAGCCTAGTACAGATGCTGAAATCCTAGACATTTTTAAGCAAGTTAAGATCAACCtgcctttattagatgcaataaaACATGTACCTGTTATGGCCAAGTTCCTAAAAGAGATGTGCACTGTCAAGAGAGACGCGAGTGTCCATAAAAAGGTATTTTTGACCCAACAAGTTAGTTCCATAATCTCACAAAGGTACCTAGTCAAATTTAAAGATCCTGGTTGTCCTACAGTCACATGTGTTATAGGTATCCAAAAGATAGAAAATTCTCTGTTAGATCTTGGGGCTAGTGTGAATCTTTTACCGTTCTCGGTATATGAACAACTTGGACTAGGTGAGATTAAAACAACTAGGATAACACTACAGTTAGCCGATAGGTCAGTCAAAATCCCACGTGGAATTATTGAAGACGTTTTGGTTCAGGTAGAAAACTTTATCTATCCAGTTGACTTTGTGattttagacactcaacctgtctcTAGTCAAGATATAAATATCCCAATCATCCTAGGTCGTTCGTTTCTAGCCACTGCAAATGCAGTCATACATTGTCAAACTGGCCtagtagaattttcctttgggaaTCAGAAAATCTCAGTGAACGCTTTTAAGGCGTTACAAGCCCCACCGGACCCTAAACACTATGAGTCTATATGCATGATTGATTCTTTAGTTGAGAATACTTTTACCACTAATATTGTTAGCGATCCTTTAGAGGCGTGCTTGGCCCACTTTGGAGcctactatgatgaggatagtcatTTTAAAGAAGTTAATGCATTGTTAGACTTTGCGCCAGTAATGAAATATGGGAAATGGAAGCGTAAACTATAA